A genomic stretch from Pseudomonas mendocina includes:
- the gatA gene encoding Asp-tRNA(Asn)/Glu-tRNA(Gln) amidotransferase subunit GatA translates to MYQLTLAEIARGLAEKQFSSEELTRNLLQRIQQLDPQLNSFISVTEELALTQAKAADARRAAGESNPLLGAPIGHKDLFCTQDVLTTCASKILYNFKAPYNATVVEKLAAAGTVTLGKLNMDEFAMGSANESSHYGPVKNPWDLTRVPGGSSGGSAAAVAARLLPAATGTDTGGSIRQPAALTNLTGIKPTYGRVSRWGMIAYASSLDQGGPLARTAEDCALMLQTMAGFDSKDSTSVDQPVDDYLASLSQPLNGLRIGLPKEYFGAGLDSRIADKVMAVVEELKKLGATVKEISLPNMQHAIPAYYVIAPAEASSNLSRFDGVRFGYRCENPTNLEDLYKRSRGEGFGAEVKRRIMVGTYALSAGYYDAYYLKAQKIRRLIKNDFVGAFNEVDVILGPTTPNLAWKLGEKNNDPVAAYLEDIYTITANLAGIPGLSMPAGFVDGLPVGVQLLAPYFQEARLLNVAHQYQSVSDWHKQAPTGF, encoded by the coding sequence ATGTATCAATTGACTCTGGCCGAGATCGCCCGCGGACTCGCCGAGAAACAGTTTTCTTCTGAAGAACTGACCCGCAACCTGCTGCAACGTATTCAGCAGCTGGACCCACAACTGAATAGCTTTATCAGCGTGACCGAAGAGTTGGCGTTGACTCAGGCCAAGGCTGCTGATGCCCGCCGTGCTGCCGGTGAGAGCAACCCTCTTCTCGGCGCCCCGATCGGCCACAAAGATCTGTTCTGCACACAAGACGTGCTGACCACCTGCGCCTCGAAAATTCTCTACAACTTTAAAGCGCCTTATAACGCCACTGTTGTTGAGAAACTCGCCGCAGCCGGCACTGTGACCCTCGGCAAGCTGAACATGGACGAATTCGCCATGGGCTCGGCTAACGAATCCAGCCACTATGGCCCAGTAAAAAACCCGTGGGACCTGACCCGCGTACCGGGCGGTTCCAGCGGAGGCTCCGCTGCTGCTGTTGCTGCACGCCTCTTGCCCGCTGCAACCGGCACCGATACGGGTGGTTCGATCCGCCAGCCTGCCGCACTGACCAACCTGACCGGCATCAAGCCCACCTACGGTCGTGTTTCGCGCTGGGGCATGATCGCTTACGCCTCCAGCCTGGACCAAGGCGGCCCACTGGCGCGCACGGCTGAAGACTGCGCCCTGATGCTGCAGACCATGGCCGGTTTCGACAGCAAGGACTCAACCAGCGTTGATCAGCCAGTTGATGACTATCTGGCATCACTGAGCCAACCGCTGAACGGCCTGCGTATCGGCCTGCCGAAAGAGTACTTCGGCGCAGGTCTGGACAGCCGCATTGCCGACAAGGTGATGGCCGTAGTCGAAGAGCTGAAAAAACTCGGCGCTACCGTCAAGGAAATCAGCCTGCCGAACATGCAACACGCGATCCCTGCTTATTATGTAATCGCCCCGGCGGAGGCCAGCTCCAACCTGTCGCGCTTCGACGGCGTACGCTTCGGCTACCGCTGCGAGAACCCGACCAACCTTGAAGACCTGTACAAGCGCTCCCGTGGCGAAGGTTTCGGTGCCGAAGTTAAGCGCCGCATCATGGTCGGTACCTATGCGCTGTCCGCTGGCTACTACGACGCCTATTACCTCAAGGCGCAGAAAATCCGTCGCCTGATCAAGAACGACTTTGTCGGCGCGTTCAACGAGGTTGACGTAATTCTCGGCCCAACCACGCCAAACCTGGCCTGGAAACTGGGCGAGAAGAACAACGATCCGGTCGCGGCCTACCTGGAAGACATTTACACCATCACCGCCAACCTCGCCGGTATTCCCGGCCTGTCGATGCCCGCTGGCTTCGTCGATGGCTTGCCGGTGGGCGTGCAACTGCTCGCACCGTACTTCCAGGAAGCCCGCCTGCTTAACGTGGCCCACCAGTATCAGTCGGTCAGCGACTGGCACAAACAAGCCCCAACCGGATTCTGA
- the gatC gene encoding Asp-tRNA(Asn)/Glu-tRNA(Gln) amidotransferase subunit GatC: MALERSDVEKIAHLARLGLNEAEIPATTDTLNNILGLIDQMQAVNTDGVEPLSHPLEATQRLRADQVTESNNRDAYQAIAPAVESGLFLVPKVIE, encoded by the coding sequence ATGGCGCTTGAGCGCTCCGACGTGGAGAAAATCGCCCATCTGGCTCGTTTAGGGCTGAACGAGGCGGAAATCCCCGCCACCACCGACACCCTGAACAACATTCTTGGCCTTATCGACCAGATGCAGGCCGTCAACACTGATGGTGTTGAGCCACTGTCCCATCCGCTGGAAGCCACTCAGCGTTTGCGTGCGGACCAAGTCACAGAAAGCAACAATCGCGACGCTTATCAGGCCATCGCCCCAGCCGTTGAAAGCGGCCTATTCCTGGTTCCGAAAGTCATCGAGTAA
- the mreB gene encoding rod shape-determining protein MreB codes for MFKKLRGMFSSDLSIDLGTANTLIYVRERGIVLNEPSVVAIRTHGNQKSVVAVGTEAKRMLGRTPGNISAIRPMKDGVIADFSVCEKMLQYFINKVHENSFLQPSPRVLICVPCKSTQVERRAIRESALGAGAREVFLIEEPMAAAIGAGLPVEEARGSMVVDIGGGTTEIALISLNGVVYAESVRVGGDRFDEAIITYVRRNYGSLIGESTAERIKQEIGTAYAGGELREVDVRGRNLAEGVPRSFTLNSNEVLEALQESLATIVQAVKSALEQSPPELASDIAERGLVLTGGGALLRDLDKLLSQETGLPVIVAEDPLTCVARGGGKALEMMDRHAMDLLSTE; via the coding sequence ATGTTCAAAAAACTGCGTGGCATGTTTTCCAGTGATCTTTCTATCGACCTGGGCACTGCCAATACCCTGATTTATGTTCGCGAGCGTGGCATCGTCCTGAACGAGCCGTCCGTTGTTGCCATTCGTACCCATGGCAACCAGAAGAGCGTTGTGGCTGTAGGTACTGAGGCCAAACGCATGCTGGGTCGTACTCCCGGCAATATTTCCGCTATCCGCCCGATGAAAGACGGCGTGATCGCTGACTTCAGCGTCTGTGAAAAGATGCTGCAGTACTTCATCAATAAAGTTCACGAAAACAGCTTCCTGCAGCCTTCCCCGCGTGTACTGATCTGCGTACCGTGCAAATCAACTCAGGTTGAGCGCCGCGCAATCCGTGAATCTGCGCTGGGCGCAGGTGCTCGTGAAGTGTTCCTGATCGAAGAGCCGATGGCTGCTGCCATCGGTGCGGGGCTGCCGGTTGAAGAGGCCCGTGGTTCCATGGTCGTTGATATCGGTGGTGGTACCACTGAAATCGCGCTGATCTCCCTGAACGGTGTGGTGTATGCCGAATCCGTTCGTGTCGGTGGTGACCGTTTCGACGAGGCGATCATTACTTATGTACGCCGCAATTACGGCAGCCTGATCGGTGAATCCACCGCTGAGCGCATCAAGCAGGAAATCGGTACTGCCTATGCTGGGGGCGAGCTGCGTGAGGTCGACGTACGTGGCCGTAACCTGGCTGAAGGCGTGCCGCGTAGCTTCACCCTGAATTCCAACGAAGTGCTGGAAGCCCTGCAAGAGTCGCTGGCCACCATCGTTCAGGCGGTGAAGAGCGCGTTGGAGCAGTCTCCACCTGAGCTGGCGTCTGATATCGCTGAGCGCGGCTTGGTTCTAACCGGCGGTGGTGCACTGCTGCGTGATCTGGACAAACTGCTGTCCCAGGAAACCGGTTTGCCGGTGATCGTTGCCGAAGATCCGTTGACCTGTGTGGCTCGTGGCGGTGGTAAGGCGCTGGAAATGATGGATCGTCACGCCATGGACCTGCTGTCCACGGAGTAA
- the mreC gene encoding rod shape-determining protein MreC, with protein MPIKPLFAKGPSLGVRLLVFTVLSVALMVADARFDVVKPLREQLGLIVEPAYVLGRLPVTLWEDATAELSTRSELVAENERLKAEQLAMQRRLQKLAALTEQNVRLRELLNSAALVDEEVLATELIGVDPNPFSHRILIDKGSKDGVVLGQPVLDARGLMGQVVEVLPYTSRVLLLTDSTHSIPVQVNRNGLRAIASGTGNPERLELRHVADTADIKEGDLLVSSGLGQRFPAGYPVAVVSEVIHDSGQPFAIVRAVPTAMLNRSRYMLLVFSDPRTPEQRAADSAQAQEALDQEILQQALPAGQNSSAQPAAAPAGATSAPATPAAPANTPEAAQ; from the coding sequence TTGCCCATCAAGCCGCTATTTGCCAAAGGACCATCGCTGGGTGTGCGTCTGTTGGTGTTCACCGTTTTGTCGGTAGCGCTGATGGTGGCTGATGCGCGATTCGATGTGGTCAAACCGTTACGCGAGCAGTTGGGGCTGATTGTCGAGCCTGCTTATGTGCTTGGCCGCCTGCCTGTGACGCTATGGGAAGATGCCACCGCTGAGCTCTCTACACGCAGTGAGCTGGTTGCCGAAAATGAGCGTTTGAAAGCTGAGCAGTTGGCCATGCAGCGCCGTTTGCAAAAGCTGGCGGCCCTGACTGAGCAGAACGTGCGCTTGCGTGAGCTGCTTAATTCGGCGGCTCTGGTCGATGAGGAAGTGTTGGCCACTGAGTTGATCGGTGTGGACCCCAATCCGTTCAGCCACCGTATTCTGATCGACAAAGGCTCTAAGGATGGCGTCGTACTGGGGCAGCCTGTTTTGGATGCCCGAGGTCTTATGGGGCAGGTGGTTGAAGTCCTGCCTTATACATCCCGCGTTCTGCTGCTGACTGACAGCACCCACAGCATTCCGGTGCAGGTCAATCGCAATGGTCTGCGGGCTATTGCCAGCGGCACGGGTAATCCTGAGCGGCTTGAGCTGCGTCACGTGGCTGATACTGCGGATATCAAAGAGGGCGATTTGCTGGTTAGCTCCGGATTGGGCCAGCGGTTCCCAGCAGGCTATCCGGTTGCCGTGGTCAGTGAAGTGATACATGACTCGGGCCAGCCTTTCGCCATTGTTCGGGCCGTGCCGACTGCCATGCTAAACCGCAGCCGCTATATGCTGCTGGTGTTCTCTGATCCGCGTACGCCTGAGCAGCGTGCGGCTGATTCGGCCCAGGCTCAGGAGGCCTTAGATCAGGAAATTCTGCAACAGGCTTTGCCGGCTGGTCAGAACAGTTCGGCTCAACCTGCGGCTGCACCTGCTGGCGCTACCTCTGCTCCTGCAACACCTGCCGCACCGGCGAATACACCTGAGGCTGCACAATAA
- the mreD gene encoding rod shape-determining protein MreD produces MAARLSNVWFVWLTLAVALLLSVSALPGWAEPGRPMWIALFLTYWVLALPHRIGMTTAWCFGLLADVLNGTLLGQNALTLMFITFLVLSLHQRLRMFPMWQQSMVLLIVFGLAQLVQLWLNALVGSRPPTLEFVLPALISALLWPWVYVLLRIVQMRLRIN; encoded by the coding sequence ATGGCTGCACGATTGAGTAATGTCTGGTTCGTCTGGCTGACCTTAGCGGTGGCGCTGTTGCTGAGCGTTTCTGCACTGCCGGGATGGGCGGAGCCCGGCCGTCCGATGTGGATTGCCCTGTTCTTGACCTACTGGGTGCTGGCATTGCCACACCGCATTGGCATGACGACTGCCTGGTGCTTTGGCCTTCTGGCCGACGTTTTGAACGGTACGCTGTTAGGCCAAAATGCACTTACTCTGATGTTTATCACATTCCTCGTGCTGAGCCTGCATCAGCGCTTACGCATGTTCCCCATGTGGCAGCAGAGCATGGTGCTGTTGATTGTGTTTGGTCTCGCTCAACTGGTGCAGTTGTGGCTGAATGCGCTGGTTGGCAGTCGTCCGCCAACCTTAGAGTTTGTATTACCTGCGTTGATCAGTGCCTTGCTCTGGCCGTGGGTGTACGTGCTGTTGCGCATCGTGCAGATGCGTTTAAGGATCAACTGA